In Misgurnus anguillicaudatus chromosome 5, ASM2758022v2, whole genome shotgun sequence, a genomic segment contains:
- the lonrf1 gene encoding LON peptidase N-terminal domain and RING finger protein 1 produces the protein MSLNRLDEEYALEKRGRFIVASETQGNREGEANVDHHELILLKADALASENRLKEAVDMYTMALRYDPVRPDQLSALVGCVLRNFKKKTEESTTKTERQHESEFDCPGCFSFICEPVTLTCGHSYCRRCLQQNALSKCKLCNEDIRSRPGEPRLNVIVSGLLEKWFPEDARRTKSIGEAESLLKSKRYEEAIALTSKLIEADCSNVWVWECQAEAHGGLKDFPQALQDWESCLRIIPSPERYFRKAKILQEMGCVDESLQVFLQCLALDENFHQAKREVELILHDLLTPACENVKVGLRETTQNTATHLRSKTLLAEDQEQQTQIQVQSATHAASAQHPLKTLEKPGRSESLQQSDLSTAHSLHVHGISRTIEEGLKSVGSSSQLNDPDKGAPLKRKLSVSEAGEGVTYSHGSKYKKHDETDSVATPVVKEETSPRVVPPELLDPNDFECSLCMRLFYQPVTTPCGHTFCRTCLERCLDHNFQCPLCKESLQEYLACRKYTVTQVLDNIIQRHLSGEHSERLKLHTEETKELSDLTKNVPVFVCTMAYPTVPCPLHVFEPRYRLMIRRCMETGTRQFGMCISDTEKGFVDFGCMLQIRSMHFLPDGRSVVDTIGGKRFRVLSRGIKDGYSIANIEYLEDSKVNDVEELGKLQVLHDQVYEKARKWFQKLENRFRNQILQHFGPMPEREADIQATPNGPAYCWWLLAVLPVDPRCQLSILSMTTVKERLIKIRHILTYLQIHHRV, from the exons ATGTCGCTGAATAGACTAGACGAAGAATATGCGTTAGAAAAAAGGGGAAGGTTTATCGTAGCATCGGAAACGCAAGGCAACAGGGAAGGAGAAGCTAATGTCGATCACCATGAGCTTATTTTACTTAAAGCTGATGCTTTAGCGTCGGAAAATCGTCTCAAGGAGGCTGTGGATATGTATACAATGGCTTTGCGGTATGACCCTGTCCGGCCGGACCAGCTGAGCGCTTTAGTAGGATGCGTTTTGCGTAACTTCAAGAAAAAAACGGAAGAATCTACTACAAAGACTGAACGGCAACACGAAAGTGAATTTGACTGCCCCGGTTGTTTTAGTTTTATATGTGAGCCCGTGACGCTGACATGTGGACACTCGTATTGTAGAAGATGTTTACAACAGAACGCTCTGTCCAAATGTAAACTTTGCAATGAAGACATAAGGTCGAGGCCTGGGGAACCTCGACTTAATGTAATCGTAAGTGGACTTCTAGAGAAGTGGTTCCCCGAAGACGCCCGAAGAACGAAAAGCATAGGGGAAGCGGAAAGTTTACTGAAGAGTAAACGGTACGAAGAGGCTATTGCACTAACGAGTAAATTAATAGAGGCTG ACTGTAGTAATGTGTGGGTTTGGGAGTGTCAAGCCGAGGCCCACGGAGGACTGAAGGATTTCCCTCAGGCTTTGCAGGACTGGGAGTCTTGCCTGAGGATTATCCCATCTCCAGAG AGATATTTCCGAAAAGCCAAGATTTTACAAGAGATGGGTTGTGTAGATGAATCGTTGCAAGTCTTCCTTCAGTGTTTAGCATTGGATGAGAACTTCCACCAGGCCAAACGAGAAGTTGAATTG ATCTTGCATGACCTGTTAACTCCAGCCTGTGAGAATGTGAAGGTTGGACTTCGAGAGACCACCCAGAACACTGCCACTCATTTACGGAGTAAAACCTTATTGGCCGAGGACCAAGAGCAACAGACCCAAATACAAGTCCAGTCTGCCACACATGCAGCATCTGCCCAGCATCCCCTTAAAACCTTAGAG AAACCAGGTCGATCTGAAAGTCTACAGCAGTCTGACCTGAGCACAGCTCACTCCCTTCATGTTCACGGGATTAGCAGGACTATAGAGGAGGGGCTTAAAAGCGTTGGCTCCTCCTCTCAGTTAAATGACCCAGATAAGGGCGCACCACTGAAGAGGAAACTGTCTGTGTCCGAAGCAGGAGAGGGTGTCACTTACAGCCATGGCAGTAAATACAAAAAGCACGATG AGACTGACAGCGTCGCAACTCCTGTGGTCAAAGAGGAAACGTCCCCTCGAGTCGTGCCACCAGAGCTCCTAGACCCAAATGATTTCGAATGCTCCCTGTGCATGAG GCTTTTCTATCAACCCGTCACGACTCCCTGTGGTCATACGTTTTGTAGGACGTGTCTGGAACGCTGTCTGGACCACAACTTCCAGTGTCCTCTTTGTAAAGAGAGCCTCCAGGAG TATCTTGCTTGTAGAAAGTACACGGTCACACAAGTACTGGATAACATCATCCAACGGCATTTATCCGGAGAACATTCAGAAAGACTGAAATTACACACTGAAGAAACAAAAGAGCTCTCAGA TTTAACCAAGAATGTGCCCGTGTTTGTTTGTACCATGGCCTATCCTACTGTGCCTTGTCCACTACACGTGTTCGAACCGCGATACCGTCTCATGATCCGGCGCTGTATGGAAACCGGGACACGCCAGTTCGGCATGTGCATCAGTGATACCGAGAAAGG GTTTGTGGACTTCGGCTGCATGTTACAGATCCGCAGTATGCATTTCCTCCCAGATGGACGTTCTGTAGTGGACACGATCGGAGGGAAGAGATTTCGCGTGCTCTCTCGTGGAATTAAAGACGGATACTCTATAGCCAACATTGAGTATCTGGAGGACTCAAAG GTAAATGATGTGGAAGAATTGGGAAAACTACAAGTGCTGCATGATCAAGTCTACGAAAAGGCTCGCAAGTGGTTCCAGAAGCTGGAGAACCGTTTCCGGAACCAGATCCTGCAGCATTTCGGCCCAATGCCCGAGAGAGAGGCTGATATCCAG gcCACACCTAACGGTCCCGCATACTGTTGGTGGCTGCTAGCCGTTCTTCCTGTTGACCCGCGATGCCAGCTGTCCATCCTGTCCATGACAACTGTGAAAGAACGGCTTATCAAGATCCGACACATCCTGACCTACCTGCAGATCCATCACAGAGTCTAG